CGGGTCCTGCGCGGGCTGCGGCACGCGGGCGTGCTCCAGCGCGGCGAGCGGGACCAGCCACGGCGACACGGACGTGGCGAACGATTTGCCGAGGAACGGCCCGAGCGGCTGCGATTCCCAGCCCTGCAGGTCGCGGGCGGACCAGTCGTTGACCAGGCAGACGCCGAAGACGTGCCGGGGGAACTCGTCGATCGGCACCGGGGCGCCCAGCTGCGATCCCACGCCGACGACAAAACCGACCTCGGCCTCGAAGTCGAGCCGTTTGGCCGCGCCGAACGACGGTTCGCTCGCCTTGCGCGGTTTCCGCTGCCCCGCCGGACGAACCACGGGCGTGCCGGACGCGACGACCGTGCCCGCCCGGCCGTGGTAGCCGATCGGCAGGTATTTCCAGTTCGCCGGCACCAGATCGTCGCCGCCGGTGAAGATCCGACTGGCATTGAGCGCGTGCTGCTCGCTGGAGTAGAAGTCGACGTAGTCGGCTACCTCCACCGGCAGATGGCTCGTGATTTCGGTGCGGGGCACCAGATGCGGCCGGATCCGGTCGGCGTGGCGCGGTTCGGCGAGCCATTCGCGGACCCGCGCCCGCACGTCGGCCCAGGTGTCCGGGCCGGCGGCGAGCAGCGGGTTCAGCACGCCCGCGCCGAGCAGGCGGCCGAAGGACTCCCCCTCGGCCGCCGCGGTCAGGTCGAGCACCTGGTCTCCGACCGCGACCCCGGCCCGCCGGGTCCGCTCGCCGTGCGAGAAGACGCCGTAGGGCAGGTTGTCGAGGCCGAAGAGGGTGTCCGGCGGAAGATCGAGCCAGGTCACGCGGACACCTCGGCGATCCACGCGCCGACGACGGTGTCCAATGCGGACAGCGGGAGAATTCCGTTGCCCAGGATGACGTCGTGGAACGCGCGGATGTCGAACCGGTCGCCCAGCGCCTGCTCGGCCTCGGCGCGGACGCGCTGGATTTCCAGCCGCCCCACCAGGTAGCTCAGCGCCTGGCCCGGATTCGCGACGTACCGGTCGATCTCCGCCTCGATCTCCATCTTCGCCATCGGCGTGTTCTCGACCAGGTAGTCGACCGCCTGCTGCCGGGTCCAGCCCAGCGCGTGCAGCCCGGTGTCGACCACGAGCCGGCCGGCCCGCATGGAGTCCTGGGCGAGCATGCCGAAGCGGGCGATGTCGTCGGAGTACAGGCCCATCTCGTCGGCGAGGCGCTCCGCGTACAGGCCCCAGCCCTCGATGTAGGCGTTGAACGGCGCGATCCGGCGCAGCAGCGGCAGATCGGCGAGTTCCTGCGCGAACGTGAGCTGGAAGTGGTGGCCGGGAACGGCTTCGTGGAACGCGATCCCCTCGCTGGTGAAGCGCGGCCGCGAACTGGCCTCGTAGGTGTTCGCGTAGTACGTGCCCGGCCGCGAACCGTCGAACGCCGCCTGCAGGTAGTAGGCGATGGTGCCGCTCGCCGCGTCCGCCTCCGGAACCGGTTCGACCGCGCACTTCGCGTCCGGAACTCGCGAGAACCATTGCGGGGCAACGGTTTCCGCGCGGGCGATGGCCGTGCGAGCGGCTTCCAGCAGCTCCTCGCCGTCGCGCCAGCGCAGCTCCGGGTCGGTGCGGAGGCGGTCGAAGATCTCCCGCAGCTCGCCGGTGCCGAACACGCGGGAGCCCAGTTCGCGGTATTCCTCGGCCAGCTTTTCGCCCATCCGCAGACCGGTTTCGTGCAGTTCCCGCGCGGTGCGGTCGGTGGTGGTGTGCGCGCGGATCAGGCCCTGGTACTTCTCCAGGCCGCCCGGCAGGTGGCTGATGCCCGGCTGGCTGTCGGTCTTCGAAACCGGCAGCACGTCCTCGGCGAGGAAGTCGCGATAGCGCCGGTACGCGGGGCGCACGACCTCGGCGAGCAGCCGGTCGCGCTCCGCCGCGAAGCCCTCGACCTCGACCGCCGGCGTGACGCGGAACGGGTCGCCGTCCTCGTTCGCGAGGTACCGCTCGACGTACTCGATCCCGATGCGCACCAGGAAGTCCGGCGGCGCGAACCCGTCCGCGACGGTCGTCCGCTGCGCCTCGATGACCGCGTCCAGATAGCCGCCGATCGCCGCGAGGCGGGCGAGGTAGTCGCGGGCCTTGTCCGCGTCGTCCGGGACCAGCGCGGGAAGGACGGTCAGGAGGTTCAGCGCGGGCGAGCTGAAGCCGTCGCTCACCGCGAAGCCGGACAGCCGGGAGTCGATCGTGTCGATCGCGCCGCGGGCGTGCGTGCGCACCACCTCGCGGGTGATGACCTCGTCCGCGGTCAGCCCGGACTGGTCGATCGCGTCCGCGCGCTCGGCGATCGCGAGGTACCTGGCCCGGTCGCGTTCGGCGGCGGCGAGGCTCGGGTCGGCGAGCTTCGTGTGGTCGCCCGGGAGCCCGAGCACGGTGCGCTCCAGCGGTTCGCGCTCGAAATCCAGCTCGACCAGCTCGTCGGCCAGCCCGGCGACGGTGTCGCCGTGGCCGGCCACCCACTCGGTGACCACGGCGTCCAGCACCGACAGCGGCAGGGAGCCGCCGGAGAGGACCGTGTCGTGGAACGCCTTGACGTCGAACCGGCTGCCGAGCCGTTGTTCGGCCTGCTTGCGCAGCCGCTCGATTTCCAGCCGCCCCACCAGGTACGCGAGCGCCTGGCCCGGGTAGCCGAGGTACCGGTCGACCTCGGACTCGATTTCGACCCGCGCCATCGGCGTGTGCTCCAGCAGGTAGTCCACCGCCTGCTGCCGCGACCAGCCCAGCGCGTGCAGGCCGGTGTCGACGACCAGCCGTCCGGCCCGCATCGACTCCATCGTCAGCATGCCGAGCAGCGACACGTCGTCGGAGTACAGGCCCATCTCGTCGGCGAGCCGTTCGGTGTAGAGACCCCAGCCCTCGGCGTACGCGGTGAAGTTGCCGATGCGGCGCAGCAGCGGCAGGTCGGAGAGGTCGAGCGCGGTGCTGAGCTGGAAGTGGTGGCCCGGGATCGCCTCGTGGAACGCGATGACCTCGGCGGTGTGCCGGAAGCGTTCGGTGGCCTGGTGGGTGTTCGCGAAGTAGACGCCCGGCCGGGACCCGTCCGCGGCGGGCGGCATGTAGTACGCCGGGGGCGCTCCGGGCGCGGAGTCCTCCGGCACCGCCTCGACGGTCCACGGGTGCTCCGGGATGCTGCCGAACCAGTTCGGCGCCTCGGCCTCGGCGCGGGAGATGGCCGTGCGGGCGGTTTCGAGGAGGTCTTCGGCGCTCGTCCAGCGGAGCTTCGGGTCGGTGCGCAGGCGCTCGAAGATCTCCGGCAGCTCGCGCGTGCCGAACACGCGCTCGCCGAGGGCCCGGTACTGCTCGACCTGGCCGGCGATCACCGCGAGGCCGGTGTCGTGCAGCTCCTGCGGGGTGCGGTTGCTGGTGGTGTGGGCGCGGGCGAGCCGGGCGTAGATCTCATCGCCGCCGGGGAGCCACGAGACGCCCGCCTTGTCGTCCGGGCGGCCGTGCGGGAGGACCTCGGCCTCGAGGAAGTCGCGGTACTCGCGGAAGCCCGGCCGGGCGACGTCGCGGAGGATCTCCTCGCGGCGGGCGGCGAACTCGTCGTCCGGGGCCGGCTGGCGCAGCAGCGGGTCGTTCTCGGGCTCGGCGAGGTAGCGGTCGAGGTGCGCGATGGCGGCCTTGACCAGGCGTTCGATCGGCAGCAGCCCGGCGGCGATGCCGTCGCGGTGCCGTTGCGCGACGGCCCGGAGGTACTCGGGGATGGCGCGGAGCCTGCCGAGATGCACGTCCGCGGTTTCGGCGGTGACGGTGACCATCGGCAGCGCGGACAGGAGCCCGGAAGCGGGGCCGACGAACAGGTCGGTGACGGTGAAGTCGACGACCCGGCTGTCCATCCGGTCGAGATTCCCGTCGACGGAGCTGAGCAGGACGTCGCGGGTGACGCGGTCGACCGCGTCGAGCCCGGCCGGGTCGATCGCCTCGGCCCGCTCCCGGATCCCGGCGAGCTTCTCGCGGAACGCCGCCTCCGCCTCGGCCGACGGATCGCCGAGCCCCGGCGCGCCCGGCCGGATGCCGAGAATGGCGGCGTCGAGCGGTTCGTGGTCGAACGACACCTCGACGAGCTCGTCGGCGAGTTCGGAAACGACGGTCATCGGCGTGGACCCCCAGGGTAGGCGGAGAAGTGCTGAAGCCGACCCTAATCGAGACGGGGGCCGGGACGCCCGTGTCCGGGGTGGTCGGTCCCTCGGCAGGCGTACCCGGGGTGCCGCGGGGTGGAACTCGGGGGCGCGGGCGGTGGTTCGGGCGGGTTTCTCGGCGGATGGGCGCCGGGGCTGCCGCGGCGATTCCCTCGCTGGCCGGGCGCTTGCCGCGCGCGGAGTGGCCGGGGTTTTCGCCGACAGCCGCGCGCACGGGCGCTGCCCAGGCCGTGCACCCGCGCACACCGGCCAAGCCCAACCTGCAGGGCGCCTTTTGCCTAGTGGAGCGGCTCGGCGCACACGACGCGGCCCAGGTCGTGCGTCCGCCTGCCCGCATGCCAAGCCATTCCACCGTGGTCCCGCTCGCCTTTCGCCCGCCGGTGCGGTGGCGCGGGGCACGCCGGGCGCGGTGGCGCGGCCGGGCCGGGCGGGCGAGGCGGTAGCGTTGCCGGAGTGGCCGTGACCGATCCCGCCGACATCCGCCTGCTCGCCGCGCTCGCCGAGCTGGGCAAGGGGGCTGTGCACGAGCTGGCGGCGAAGGTCGGGATGGATCCGCGGGAGGTCGCGTACCGGCTGGTCGCGTTGTCCGGGAGCGGGCTGCCGCTGCTGGTCGGGGTCGAGAGCGACCCGAACGGTCTTCGCGCGGCGATCTCCGGGGCTCCGGCGTCGTGGCAGCGTCCGCCAGGGGGCGGGTATCCGGGAGGGCCTGGGTCGGCGCCGTTCCCGGCGGCCGGGCCGAATCCGGGCGGGATGCCGCCGGGTCCGGCCTCCGCGCCGATGCCCTCCGGTCCGGTGCCGAACGGCCCCGCTTCGACGGGAGTTCCGGCGCGGGGCGCGCAGGCTCCCGGGATGCCGGGCTCGTCCGGTCCGCATTCGCCGGGACAGTCCGGGATTCCCGACTCGGCCGGGATGCCGGGGCACTCCGGACCGCACCCGCCGGGGCAGCACGGGATGCCCGGACCCGGGACGTCCGGCGCGTACCCGCCCGGCCAAACCGGCCTCCCCGCGGGTCCGGGGCAGCACGGCAGGCCCGGCCCGGGGACTTCGGGCGCCTATCCGCCGGGGCAGAACGGAATTCCGGGTCCGTACGCACCGGGAGTGTCCGGTGCCTACGCACCCGGACCGGCCGGGATTTCGGGCGCGTATCCCCCTGGCCCGAACGGGATTCCCGGCGGAGTGTCCGGCGCGTACTCCCCCGCGCAGACCGGGATGCCGCCCGCCGGGACGAATGTCCACAATGGACCTTCCGGGCCGTACCCGGCACCGGATCCGGTGGTCAGCACCTGGGGCGTCCCGCAGACCGCGTCGTGGGCCCGCGGCGACGAACCCCGGCCCGCCGCCGCGCCCGCGA
The nucleotide sequence above comes from Amycolatopsis sp. AA4. Encoded proteins:
- the fahA gene encoding fumarylacetoacetase; the protein is MTWLDLPPDTLFGLDNLPYGVFSHGERTRRAGVAVGDQVLDLTAAAEGESFGRLLGAGVLNPLLAAGPDTWADVRARVREWLAEPRHADRIRPHLVPRTEITSHLPVEVADYVDFYSSEQHALNASRIFTGGDDLVPANWKYLPIGYHGRAGTVVASGTPVVRPAGQRKPRKASEPSFGAAKRLDFEAEVGFVVGVGSQLGAPVPIDEFPRHVFGVCLVNDWSARDLQGWESQPLGPFLGKSFATSVSPWLVPLAALEHARVPQPAQDPQPFEYLRAAESWSLDLTLEIRINGHLVSSPPFATQYWTGAQQLAHLTVNGASLRTGDLYASGTVTGPAKDQRGSLLELSWGGREPLAVGEETRAFLEDGDEVVISASAPGPGGARIGFGEVRGTVAAAVV
- a CDS encoding DUF885 family protein: MTVVSELADELVEVSFDHEPLDAAILGIRPGAPGLGDPSAEAEAAFREKLAGIRERAEAIDPAGLDAVDRVTRDVLLSSVDGNLDRMDSRVVDFTVTDLFVGPASGLLSALPMVTVTAETADVHLGRLRAIPEYLRAVAQRHRDGIAAGLLPIERLVKAAIAHLDRYLAEPENDPLLRQPAPDDEFAARREEILRDVARPGFREYRDFLEAEVLPHGRPDDKAGVSWLPGGDEIYARLARAHTTSNRTPQELHDTGLAVIAGQVEQYRALGERVFGTRELPEIFERLRTDPKLRWTSAEDLLETARTAISRAEAEAPNWFGSIPEHPWTVEAVPEDSAPGAPPAYYMPPAADGSRPGVYFANTHQATERFRHTAEVIAFHEAIPGHHFQLSTALDLSDLPLLRRIGNFTAYAEGWGLYTERLADEMGLYSDDVSLLGMLTMESMRAGRLVVDTGLHALGWSRQQAVDYLLEHTPMARVEIESEVDRYLGYPGQALAYLVGRLEIERLRKQAEQRLGSRFDVKAFHDTVLSGGSLPLSVLDAVVTEWVAGHGDTVAGLADELVELDFEREPLERTVLGLPGDHTKLADPSLAAAERDRARYLAIAERADAIDQSGLTADEVITREVVRTHARGAIDTIDSRLSGFAVSDGFSSPALNLLTVLPALVPDDADKARDYLARLAAIGGYLDAVIEAQRTTVADGFAPPDFLVRIGIEYVERYLANEDGDPFRVTPAVEVEGFAAERDRLLAEVVRPAYRRYRDFLAEDVLPVSKTDSQPGISHLPGGLEKYQGLIRAHTTTDRTARELHETGLRMGEKLAEEYRELGSRVFGTGELREIFDRLRTDPELRWRDGEELLEAARTAIARAETVAPQWFSRVPDAKCAVEPVPEADAASGTIAYYLQAAFDGSRPGTYYANTYEASSRPRFTSEGIAFHEAVPGHHFQLTFAQELADLPLLRRIAPFNAYIEGWGLYAERLADEMGLYSDDIARFGMLAQDSMRAGRLVVDTGLHALGWTRQQAVDYLVENTPMAKMEIEAEIDRYVANPGQALSYLVGRLEIQRVRAEAEQALGDRFDIRAFHDVILGNGILPLSALDTVVGAWIAEVSA